The Desulfococcus multivorans DNA window CCCTTGTTGATGACAATGTCGTTCAAGACCGGCTCTCGAACGATCTCTTCACCGTCGCGGAGAACCCTTACAAGAAGACGCATTCTGGGCATGGTGGTGAATTCTTTTTTGAGGATGGCCTCTGCCGCCGAGAAGAGGGCTCCCTCAACGGTTTCCGCCAGGAAACCCACTTCTCCAAACTTGACCCCGATGACGGGGATGGGAAAATCTCCAATCCATCGGGCCGCACTCAAAAAGGTGCCGTCGCCACCCAGAACGAAGACACAGAAGAGATCACGCGGAGCGAAATCCATTGAATCCAAAGGCATTTTGCGGTTGGATGGGACGCCTTCCTTACGTACGACGGTAATCCCTCGGGTTGCGAGCCAACGTTCGAATTCATCCGCCTTCTGGACGGCCTCACGCTGCGGTTTGACAAACAGGCCGATCTTCATGGGCCCGCACGGTTCTGTTTTTTTCCGTTTCGTCATCATGGTCCTCTCCGACACGACAGCATCTGTTCACTTCTTCGGCCGTATAACCGCTCATCCGCTTGAAGGCATGGAAATTTATCACAGCTGTAATGGATAAATAAAGCATTTTATAAAATGGGTTATGGATGATTGCCCCGGAGGGCGGCCACCGCTTCCCGGAGGGCTTCGGCCGTGGCCTGCTCC harbors:
- a CDS encoding NAD(+)/NADH kinase — encoded protein: MMTKRKKTEPCGPMKIGLFVKPQREAVQKADEFERWLATRGITVVRKEGVPSNRKMPLDSMDFAPRDLFCVFVLGGDGTFLSAARWIGDFPIPVIGVKFGEVGFLAETVEGALFSAAEAILKKEFTTMPRMRLLVRVLRDGEEIVREPVLNDIVINKGALARLARIKTSINDRYLTTFRADGLIVSTPTGSTGYSLAAGGPIIHPTVPGIVITPICPFTLTNRPIIVPDSVCIELKLDKSASDIMLTFDGQAGLEITEKDTIIVRKGCQPIHMITLPDRHYFEVLKTKLRWSGERI